One segment of Salvelinus alpinus chromosome 1, SLU_Salpinus.1, whole genome shotgun sequence DNA contains the following:
- the LOC139573864 gene encoding pyridoxal-dependent decarboxylase domain-containing protein 1-like isoform X2, whose translation MMVDPTLAEMGKNLNEAMKILEDGRKASDPDADRRQFSRSSIPGPLQGDGQDVASILQLVQNLMHEDEEEDKPSHRMQNVGEQGHMALLGHSLAAYISVLDRERLRKLITRIASDTTLWLCRLFRYESGSAYYHEDDREGLLKVCRLVINTRYEDYSTEGYTVLNSRQPVIYQSATCRPGLGQHLCSQLGLPLSSLCTVPCNTMFGSQHQMDIALLDKLIREDVETGKLPLLLIANAGTPGAGHTDKLGRLKELCEQYGMWLHIEGVNLATLALGEVSSPVTAATRSDSMTLTLGPWLGLPAVPAVTLYRHEDPALSLAAGLTSSQPVEKLRALPLWLSLQYLGHDGIVEKIRHAVELSQQLLEKLKTLASIKTSGVVSLSRIPPISGGSLRDLLGSLILSIVEDELNSPVVVFRFSQETSAESSGGSVEGYFAGEREVLDSLNRWLCERLAQLVPASGVDIVELEDEGTCVRFTPLMTAAALGTQRCDVDLLVERLTELVPVLNCTLRLRLDFREEVYRHSALSYIEDLSWPGLGAVRYEPRIEELNDSKRQLEVEKINSELLVKLGDLDADLIFSTGLEFGPEKDCIFIGMATEDLDVAELVDTIAALGRDIEENGRLLENMTEVVRKGIQEAELQLQKDNQDKLMEEGVLRQIPLVGSVLNWFSPFQSTVKGRTFNLAAGSLDSTEPIYSMKAQTGGLASPETPTSSAKRLPGQRLFRREGAGGSDSHSETSSVGQAEDLSRERFPQPTTPNPPSPVPDEAVSVAPESPETPQVPAEPEPTQENGEVGTQEGEEEERRPEGQEAPVEETGR comes from the exons ATGATGGTCGACCCCACACTCGCTGAAATGGGCAAGAACCTCAACGAGGCCATGAAGATCTTGGAGGATGGCCGAAA GGCATCAGATCCGGATGCAGATAGACGACAGTTCAGCAGGAGTAGTATCCCTGGACCCCTACAGGGAGA TGGGCAGGATGTGGCCAGTATACTCCAGCTGGTCCAGAATCTCATGCatgaagatgaggaggaagataAGCCAAGCCATCG GATGCAGAATGTCGGAGAGCAGGGTCACATGGCGTTGCTAGGACACAGCCTAGCAGCCTACATCTCAGTGCTGGACAGGGAGAGACTCAGGAAGCTGATCACACGCATCGCGTCTGACACAACACTCTGGCTCTGCAGACTCTTCAG GTATGAGAGTGGCTCAGCATACTACCATGAAGATGACAGAGAGGGCCTGCTGAAGGTGTGTCGCCTGGTCATCAACACCCGCTATGAGGACTACTCCACAGAGGGCTACACCGTGCTCAACTCCAGACAGCCTGTCATTTACCAGAGCGCCACCTGCAGGCCTGGCCTGGGACAGCACCTCTGCAGCCAA CTGGGTCTGCCTCTGTCCAGCCTGTGCACCGTCCCCTGTAACACCATGTTTGGATCCCAGCACCAAATG GACATTGCGTTGCTGGACAAGCTGATTAGAGAGGATGTGGAGACTGGGAAGCTTCCATTGCTGTTGATTGCCAACGCTG GCACCCCTGGGGCGGGACACACAGACAAGCTGGGCCGTCTAAAGGAGCTGTGTGAACAGTATGGCATGTGGCTCCACATAGAAGG GGTCAACTTGGCCACCCTGGCTCTGGGGGAGGTCTCGTCCCCCGTGACG GCGGCCACCAGGAGTGACAGTATGACCCTGACCCTGGGTCCGTGGCTGGGCCTGCCTGCTGTCCCAGCTGTCACCCTCTACAGACACGAGGACCCAGCCCTG TCTCTGGCAGCTGGGTTGACCTCCAGTCAGCCAGTAGAGAAGCTGCGTGCCCTGCCTCTCTGGCTCTCCCTGCAGTACCTGGGCCATGATGGGATAGTGGAGAAGATTAGACACGCTGTAGAGCTC AGCCAACAGCTTCTGGAGAAACTGAAGACTCTGGCTTCCATAAAGACTTCA ggtgtggtgtctctctctcggaTCCCGCCGATCTCAGGGGGCTCTCTACGGGACTTGCTGGGCTCTCTCATTCTGTCTATT GTGGAGGATGAGCTCAACTCTCCAGTAGTAGTGTTCAGGTTCTCCCAGGAGACCAGTGCAG AATCCAGTGGTGGTTCTGTGGAGGGCTACtttgctggagagagagaagtgctAGATTCCCTCAACAGATGG CTGTGTGAGCGGTTGGCACAGCTGGTGCCCGCCAGCGGGGTAGACATAGTGGAGTTGGAGGACGAGGGCACCTGTGTCCGCTTCACCCCTCTTATGACCGccgcag CCCTGGGGACCCAGAGGTGTGACGTGGATCTGCTGGTGGAGCGGTTGACTGAGCTGGTTCCTGTGCTGAACTGTACGCTGCGTCTCAGACTGGACTTCAGAGAGGAGGTGTACCGCCACTCTGCCCTCAGTTACATAGAGGACCTCAGCTGGCCTGGCCTGGGAGCCGTCAG GTATGAGCCGAGGATTGAGGAGCTGAACGACAGTAAGAGACAGTTGGAGGTGGAGAAGATCAACAGTGAGCTGCTGGTGAAACTAGGGGATCTGGATGCAGACCTCATCTTCTCCACCG gCCTGGAGTTCGGACCCGAGAAGGACTGCATATTTATTGGCATGGCAACGGAGGACCTAGACGTTGCAGAGCTAGTGGATACGATAGCCGCCCTGGGGAGGGACATAGAGGAAAACGGCAGG CTATTAGAGAACATGACAGAGGTGGTGAGGAAAGGCATCCAGGAGGCAGAGCTCCAgctccagaaagacaaccaggaCAAACTcatggaggag ggtgtgTTGAGACAGATTCCTCTGGTCGGCTCCGTGTTGAACTGGTTCTCTCCGTTCCAGAGCACTGTGAAGGGTAGAACCTTTAACCTGGCTGCAG GTTCCCTGGACTCCACAGAGCCCATCTACTCCATGAAGGCCCAGACAGGTGGGCTGGCGTCGCCAGAAACCCCTACCTCCTCTGCCAAGAGACTGCCAG GACAGAGGCTGTTCCGGCGCGAGGGTGCGGGGGGCTCTGACTCCCACAGTGAGACAAGCTCCGTGGGCCAGGCTGAGGATCTCTCCAGGGAGAGGTTCCCACAACCCACCACACCCAACCCACCTTCCCCTGTCCCAGACGAGGCGGTTTCCGTGGCCCCTGAGAGTCCAGAGACCCCCCAGGTGCCGGCTGAACCCGAGCCCACGCAGGAGAACGGCGAGGTGGGTACACaggaaggggaagaggaggagagacggcCTGAGGGCCAGGAGGCACCAGTGGAGGAGACGGGCAGATAG
- the LOC139573864 gene encoding pyridoxal-dependent decarboxylase domain-containing protein 1-like isoform X1, protein MMVDPTLAEMGKNLNEAMKILEDGRKASDPDADRRQFSRSSIPGPLQGDGQDVASILQLVQNLMHEDEEEDKPSHRRMQNVGEQGHMALLGHSLAAYISVLDRERLRKLITRIASDTTLWLCRLFRYESGSAYYHEDDREGLLKVCRLVINTRYEDYSTEGYTVLNSRQPVIYQSATCRPGLGQHLCSQLGLPLSSLCTVPCNTMFGSQHQMDIALLDKLIREDVETGKLPLLLIANAGTPGAGHTDKLGRLKELCEQYGMWLHIEGVNLATLALGEVSSPVTAATRSDSMTLTLGPWLGLPAVPAVTLYRHEDPALSLAAGLTSSQPVEKLRALPLWLSLQYLGHDGIVEKIRHAVELSQQLLEKLKTLASIKTSGVVSLSRIPPISGGSLRDLLGSLILSIVEDELNSPVVVFRFSQETSAESSGGSVEGYFAGEREVLDSLNRWLCERLAQLVPASGVDIVELEDEGTCVRFTPLMTAAALGTQRCDVDLLVERLTELVPVLNCTLRLRLDFREEVYRHSALSYIEDLSWPGLGAVRYEPRIEELNDSKRQLEVEKINSELLVKLGDLDADLIFSTGLEFGPEKDCIFIGMATEDLDVAELVDTIAALGRDIEENGRLLENMTEVVRKGIQEAELQLQKDNQDKLMEEGVLRQIPLVGSVLNWFSPFQSTVKGRTFNLAAGSLDSTEPIYSMKAQTGGLASPETPTSSAKRLPGQRLFRREGAGGSDSHSETSSVGQAEDLSRERFPQPTTPNPPSPVPDEAVSVAPESPETPQVPAEPEPTQENGEVGTQEGEEEERRPEGQEAPVEETGR, encoded by the exons ATGATGGTCGACCCCACACTCGCTGAAATGGGCAAGAACCTCAACGAGGCCATGAAGATCTTGGAGGATGGCCGAAA GGCATCAGATCCGGATGCAGATAGACGACAGTTCAGCAGGAGTAGTATCCCTGGACCCCTACAGGGAGA TGGGCAGGATGTGGCCAGTATACTCCAGCTGGTCCAGAATCTCATGCatgaagatgaggaggaagataAGCCAAGCCATCG CAGGATGCAGAATGTCGGAGAGCAGGGTCACATGGCGTTGCTAGGACACAGCCTAGCAGCCTACATCTCAGTGCTGGACAGGGAGAGACTCAGGAAGCTGATCACACGCATCGCGTCTGACACAACACTCTGGCTCTGCAGACTCTTCAG GTATGAGAGTGGCTCAGCATACTACCATGAAGATGACAGAGAGGGCCTGCTGAAGGTGTGTCGCCTGGTCATCAACACCCGCTATGAGGACTACTCCACAGAGGGCTACACCGTGCTCAACTCCAGACAGCCTGTCATTTACCAGAGCGCCACCTGCAGGCCTGGCCTGGGACAGCACCTCTGCAGCCAA CTGGGTCTGCCTCTGTCCAGCCTGTGCACCGTCCCCTGTAACACCATGTTTGGATCCCAGCACCAAATG GACATTGCGTTGCTGGACAAGCTGATTAGAGAGGATGTGGAGACTGGGAAGCTTCCATTGCTGTTGATTGCCAACGCTG GCACCCCTGGGGCGGGACACACAGACAAGCTGGGCCGTCTAAAGGAGCTGTGTGAACAGTATGGCATGTGGCTCCACATAGAAGG GGTCAACTTGGCCACCCTGGCTCTGGGGGAGGTCTCGTCCCCCGTGACG GCGGCCACCAGGAGTGACAGTATGACCCTGACCCTGGGTCCGTGGCTGGGCCTGCCTGCTGTCCCAGCTGTCACCCTCTACAGACACGAGGACCCAGCCCTG TCTCTGGCAGCTGGGTTGACCTCCAGTCAGCCAGTAGAGAAGCTGCGTGCCCTGCCTCTCTGGCTCTCCCTGCAGTACCTGGGCCATGATGGGATAGTGGAGAAGATTAGACACGCTGTAGAGCTC AGCCAACAGCTTCTGGAGAAACTGAAGACTCTGGCTTCCATAAAGACTTCA ggtgtggtgtctctctctcggaTCCCGCCGATCTCAGGGGGCTCTCTACGGGACTTGCTGGGCTCTCTCATTCTGTCTATT GTGGAGGATGAGCTCAACTCTCCAGTAGTAGTGTTCAGGTTCTCCCAGGAGACCAGTGCAG AATCCAGTGGTGGTTCTGTGGAGGGCTACtttgctggagagagagaagtgctAGATTCCCTCAACAGATGG CTGTGTGAGCGGTTGGCACAGCTGGTGCCCGCCAGCGGGGTAGACATAGTGGAGTTGGAGGACGAGGGCACCTGTGTCCGCTTCACCCCTCTTATGACCGccgcag CCCTGGGGACCCAGAGGTGTGACGTGGATCTGCTGGTGGAGCGGTTGACTGAGCTGGTTCCTGTGCTGAACTGTACGCTGCGTCTCAGACTGGACTTCAGAGAGGAGGTGTACCGCCACTCTGCCCTCAGTTACATAGAGGACCTCAGCTGGCCTGGCCTGGGAGCCGTCAG GTATGAGCCGAGGATTGAGGAGCTGAACGACAGTAAGAGACAGTTGGAGGTGGAGAAGATCAACAGTGAGCTGCTGGTGAAACTAGGGGATCTGGATGCAGACCTCATCTTCTCCACCG gCCTGGAGTTCGGACCCGAGAAGGACTGCATATTTATTGGCATGGCAACGGAGGACCTAGACGTTGCAGAGCTAGTGGATACGATAGCCGCCCTGGGGAGGGACATAGAGGAAAACGGCAGG CTATTAGAGAACATGACAGAGGTGGTGAGGAAAGGCATCCAGGAGGCAGAGCTCCAgctccagaaagacaaccaggaCAAACTcatggaggag ggtgtgTTGAGACAGATTCCTCTGGTCGGCTCCGTGTTGAACTGGTTCTCTCCGTTCCAGAGCACTGTGAAGGGTAGAACCTTTAACCTGGCTGCAG GTTCCCTGGACTCCACAGAGCCCATCTACTCCATGAAGGCCCAGACAGGTGGGCTGGCGTCGCCAGAAACCCCTACCTCCTCTGCCAAGAGACTGCCAG GACAGAGGCTGTTCCGGCGCGAGGGTGCGGGGGGCTCTGACTCCCACAGTGAGACAAGCTCCGTGGGCCAGGCTGAGGATCTCTCCAGGGAGAGGTTCCCACAACCCACCACACCCAACCCACCTTCCCCTGTCCCAGACGAGGCGGTTTCCGTGGCCCCTGAGAGTCCAGAGACCCCCCAGGTGCCGGCTGAACCCGAGCCCACGCAGGAGAACGGCGAGGTGGGTACACaggaaggggaagaggaggagagacggcCTGAGGGCCAGGAGGCACCAGTGGAGGAGACGGGCAGATAG
- the LOC139573864 gene encoding pyridoxal-dependent decarboxylase domain-containing protein 1-like isoform X3, which yields MMVDPTLAEMGKNLNEAMKILEDGRKASDPDADRRQFSRSSIPGPLQGDGQDVASILQLVQNLMHEDEEEDKPSHRRMQNVGEQGHMALLGHSLAAYISVLDRERLRKLITRIASDTTLWLCRLFRYESGSAYYHEDDREGLLKVCRLVINTRYEDYSTEGYTVLNSRQPVIYQSATCRPGLGQHLCSQLGLPLSSLCTVPCNTMFGSQHQMDIALLDKLIREDVETGKLPLLLIANAGTPGAGHTDKLGRLKELCEQYGMWLHIEGVNLATLALGEVSSPVTAATRSDSMTLTLGPWLGLPAVPAVTLYRHEDPALSLAAGLTSSQPVEKLRALPLWLSLQYLGHDGIVEKIRHAVELSQQLLEKLKTLASIKTSDELDSEISFVDALTMVEDELNSPVVVFRFSQETSAESSGGSVEGYFAGEREVLDSLNRWLCERLAQLVPASGVDIVELEDEGTCVRFTPLMTAAALGTQRCDVDLLVERLTELVPVLNCTLRLRLDFREEVYRHSALSYIEDLSWPGLGAVRYEPRIEELNDSKRQLEVEKINSELLVKLGDLDADLIFSTGLEFGPEKDCIFIGMATEDLDVAELVDTIAALGRDIEENGRLLENMTEVVRKGIQEAELQLQKDNQDKLMEEGVLRQIPLVGSVLNWFSPFQSTVKGRTFNLAAGSLDSTEPIYSMKAQTGGLASPETPTSSAKRLPGQRLFRREGAGGSDSHSETSSVGQAEDLSRERFPQPTTPNPPSPVPDEAVSVAPESPETPQVPAEPEPTQENGEVGTQEGEEEERRPEGQEAPVEETGR from the exons ATGATGGTCGACCCCACACTCGCTGAAATGGGCAAGAACCTCAACGAGGCCATGAAGATCTTGGAGGATGGCCGAAA GGCATCAGATCCGGATGCAGATAGACGACAGTTCAGCAGGAGTAGTATCCCTGGACCCCTACAGGGAGA TGGGCAGGATGTGGCCAGTATACTCCAGCTGGTCCAGAATCTCATGCatgaagatgaggaggaagataAGCCAAGCCATCG CAGGATGCAGAATGTCGGAGAGCAGGGTCACATGGCGTTGCTAGGACACAGCCTAGCAGCCTACATCTCAGTGCTGGACAGGGAGAGACTCAGGAAGCTGATCACACGCATCGCGTCTGACACAACACTCTGGCTCTGCAGACTCTTCAG GTATGAGAGTGGCTCAGCATACTACCATGAAGATGACAGAGAGGGCCTGCTGAAGGTGTGTCGCCTGGTCATCAACACCCGCTATGAGGACTACTCCACAGAGGGCTACACCGTGCTCAACTCCAGACAGCCTGTCATTTACCAGAGCGCCACCTGCAGGCCTGGCCTGGGACAGCACCTCTGCAGCCAA CTGGGTCTGCCTCTGTCCAGCCTGTGCACCGTCCCCTGTAACACCATGTTTGGATCCCAGCACCAAATG GACATTGCGTTGCTGGACAAGCTGATTAGAGAGGATGTGGAGACTGGGAAGCTTCCATTGCTGTTGATTGCCAACGCTG GCACCCCTGGGGCGGGACACACAGACAAGCTGGGCCGTCTAAAGGAGCTGTGTGAACAGTATGGCATGTGGCTCCACATAGAAGG GGTCAACTTGGCCACCCTGGCTCTGGGGGAGGTCTCGTCCCCCGTGACG GCGGCCACCAGGAGTGACAGTATGACCCTGACCCTGGGTCCGTGGCTGGGCCTGCCTGCTGTCCCAGCTGTCACCCTCTACAGACACGAGGACCCAGCCCTG TCTCTGGCAGCTGGGTTGACCTCCAGTCAGCCAGTAGAGAAGCTGCGTGCCCTGCCTCTCTGGCTCTCCCTGCAGTACCTGGGCCATGATGGGATAGTGGAGAAGATTAGACACGCTGTAGAGCTC AGCCAACAGCTTCTGGAGAAACTGAAGACTCTGGCTTCCATAAAGACTTCA GATGAGCTTGACTCTGAGATCTCTTTCGTCGATGCTTTGACTATG GTGGAGGATGAGCTCAACTCTCCAGTAGTAGTGTTCAGGTTCTCCCAGGAGACCAGTGCAG AATCCAGTGGTGGTTCTGTGGAGGGCTACtttgctggagagagagaagtgctAGATTCCCTCAACAGATGG CTGTGTGAGCGGTTGGCACAGCTGGTGCCCGCCAGCGGGGTAGACATAGTGGAGTTGGAGGACGAGGGCACCTGTGTCCGCTTCACCCCTCTTATGACCGccgcag CCCTGGGGACCCAGAGGTGTGACGTGGATCTGCTGGTGGAGCGGTTGACTGAGCTGGTTCCTGTGCTGAACTGTACGCTGCGTCTCAGACTGGACTTCAGAGAGGAGGTGTACCGCCACTCTGCCCTCAGTTACATAGAGGACCTCAGCTGGCCTGGCCTGGGAGCCGTCAG GTATGAGCCGAGGATTGAGGAGCTGAACGACAGTAAGAGACAGTTGGAGGTGGAGAAGATCAACAGTGAGCTGCTGGTGAAACTAGGGGATCTGGATGCAGACCTCATCTTCTCCACCG gCCTGGAGTTCGGACCCGAGAAGGACTGCATATTTATTGGCATGGCAACGGAGGACCTAGACGTTGCAGAGCTAGTGGATACGATAGCCGCCCTGGGGAGGGACATAGAGGAAAACGGCAGG CTATTAGAGAACATGACAGAGGTGGTGAGGAAAGGCATCCAGGAGGCAGAGCTCCAgctccagaaagacaaccaggaCAAACTcatggaggag ggtgtgTTGAGACAGATTCCTCTGGTCGGCTCCGTGTTGAACTGGTTCTCTCCGTTCCAGAGCACTGTGAAGGGTAGAACCTTTAACCTGGCTGCAG GTTCCCTGGACTCCACAGAGCCCATCTACTCCATGAAGGCCCAGACAGGTGGGCTGGCGTCGCCAGAAACCCCTACCTCCTCTGCCAAGAGACTGCCAG GACAGAGGCTGTTCCGGCGCGAGGGTGCGGGGGGCTCTGACTCCCACAGTGAGACAAGCTCCGTGGGCCAGGCTGAGGATCTCTCCAGGGAGAGGTTCCCACAACCCACCACACCCAACCCACCTTCCCCTGTCCCAGACGAGGCGGTTTCCGTGGCCCCTGAGAGTCCAGAGACCCCCCAGGTGCCGGCTGAACCCGAGCCCACGCAGGAGAACGGCGAGGTGGGTACACaggaaggggaagaggaggagagacggcCTGAGGGCCAGGAGGCACCAGTGGAGGAGACGGGCAGATAG
- the LOC139573864 gene encoding pyridoxal-dependent decarboxylase domain-containing protein 1-like isoform X5, protein MMVDPTLAEMGKNLNEAMKILEDGRKASDPDADRRQFSRSSIPGPLQGDGQDVASILQLVQNLMHEDEEEDKPSHRMQNVGEQGHMALLGHSLAAYISVLDRERLRKLITRIASDTTLWLCRLFRYESGSAYYHEDDREGLLKVCRLVINTRYEDYSTEGYTVLNSRQPVIYQSATCRPGLGQHLCSQLGLPLSSLCTVPCNTMFGSQHQMDIALLDKLIREDVETGKLPLLLIANAGTPGAGHTDKLGRLKELCEQYGMWLHIEGVNLATLALGEVSSPVTAATRSDSMTLTLGPWLGLPAVPAVTLYRHEDPALSLAAGLTSSQPVEKLRALPLWLSLQYLGHDGIVEKIRHAVELSQQLLEKLKTLASIKTSVEDELNSPVVVFRFSQETSAESSGGSVEGYFAGEREVLDSLNRWLCERLAQLVPASGVDIVELEDEGTCVRFTPLMTAAALGTQRCDVDLLVERLTELVPVLNCTLRLRLDFREEVYRHSALSYIEDLSWPGLGAVRYEPRIEELNDSKRQLEVEKINSELLVKLGDLDADLIFSTGLEFGPEKDCIFIGMATEDLDVAELVDTIAALGRDIEENGRLLENMTEVVRKGIQEAELQLQKDNQDKLMEEGVLRQIPLVGSVLNWFSPFQSTVKGRTFNLAAGSLDSTEPIYSMKAQTGGLASPETPTSSAKRLPGQRLFRREGAGGSDSHSETSSVGQAEDLSRERFPQPTTPNPPSPVPDEAVSVAPESPETPQVPAEPEPTQENGEVGTQEGEEEERRPEGQEAPVEETGR, encoded by the exons ATGATGGTCGACCCCACACTCGCTGAAATGGGCAAGAACCTCAACGAGGCCATGAAGATCTTGGAGGATGGCCGAAA GGCATCAGATCCGGATGCAGATAGACGACAGTTCAGCAGGAGTAGTATCCCTGGACCCCTACAGGGAGA TGGGCAGGATGTGGCCAGTATACTCCAGCTGGTCCAGAATCTCATGCatgaagatgaggaggaagataAGCCAAGCCATCG GATGCAGAATGTCGGAGAGCAGGGTCACATGGCGTTGCTAGGACACAGCCTAGCAGCCTACATCTCAGTGCTGGACAGGGAGAGACTCAGGAAGCTGATCACACGCATCGCGTCTGACACAACACTCTGGCTCTGCAGACTCTTCAG GTATGAGAGTGGCTCAGCATACTACCATGAAGATGACAGAGAGGGCCTGCTGAAGGTGTGTCGCCTGGTCATCAACACCCGCTATGAGGACTACTCCACAGAGGGCTACACCGTGCTCAACTCCAGACAGCCTGTCATTTACCAGAGCGCCACCTGCAGGCCTGGCCTGGGACAGCACCTCTGCAGCCAA CTGGGTCTGCCTCTGTCCAGCCTGTGCACCGTCCCCTGTAACACCATGTTTGGATCCCAGCACCAAATG GACATTGCGTTGCTGGACAAGCTGATTAGAGAGGATGTGGAGACTGGGAAGCTTCCATTGCTGTTGATTGCCAACGCTG GCACCCCTGGGGCGGGACACACAGACAAGCTGGGCCGTCTAAAGGAGCTGTGTGAACAGTATGGCATGTGGCTCCACATAGAAGG GGTCAACTTGGCCACCCTGGCTCTGGGGGAGGTCTCGTCCCCCGTGACG GCGGCCACCAGGAGTGACAGTATGACCCTGACCCTGGGTCCGTGGCTGGGCCTGCCTGCTGTCCCAGCTGTCACCCTCTACAGACACGAGGACCCAGCCCTG TCTCTGGCAGCTGGGTTGACCTCCAGTCAGCCAGTAGAGAAGCTGCGTGCCCTGCCTCTCTGGCTCTCCCTGCAGTACCTGGGCCATGATGGGATAGTGGAGAAGATTAGACACGCTGTAGAGCTC AGCCAACAGCTTCTGGAGAAACTGAAGACTCTGGCTTCCATAAAGACTTCA GTGGAGGATGAGCTCAACTCTCCAGTAGTAGTGTTCAGGTTCTCCCAGGAGACCAGTGCAG AATCCAGTGGTGGTTCTGTGGAGGGCTACtttgctggagagagagaagtgctAGATTCCCTCAACAGATGG CTGTGTGAGCGGTTGGCACAGCTGGTGCCCGCCAGCGGGGTAGACATAGTGGAGTTGGAGGACGAGGGCACCTGTGTCCGCTTCACCCCTCTTATGACCGccgcag CCCTGGGGACCCAGAGGTGTGACGTGGATCTGCTGGTGGAGCGGTTGACTGAGCTGGTTCCTGTGCTGAACTGTACGCTGCGTCTCAGACTGGACTTCAGAGAGGAGGTGTACCGCCACTCTGCCCTCAGTTACATAGAGGACCTCAGCTGGCCTGGCCTGGGAGCCGTCAG GTATGAGCCGAGGATTGAGGAGCTGAACGACAGTAAGAGACAGTTGGAGGTGGAGAAGATCAACAGTGAGCTGCTGGTGAAACTAGGGGATCTGGATGCAGACCTCATCTTCTCCACCG gCCTGGAGTTCGGACCCGAGAAGGACTGCATATTTATTGGCATGGCAACGGAGGACCTAGACGTTGCAGAGCTAGTGGATACGATAGCCGCCCTGGGGAGGGACATAGAGGAAAACGGCAGG CTATTAGAGAACATGACAGAGGTGGTGAGGAAAGGCATCCAGGAGGCAGAGCTCCAgctccagaaagacaaccaggaCAAACTcatggaggag ggtgtgTTGAGACAGATTCCTCTGGTCGGCTCCGTGTTGAACTGGTTCTCTCCGTTCCAGAGCACTGTGAAGGGTAGAACCTTTAACCTGGCTGCAG GTTCCCTGGACTCCACAGAGCCCATCTACTCCATGAAGGCCCAGACAGGTGGGCTGGCGTCGCCAGAAACCCCTACCTCCTCTGCCAAGAGACTGCCAG GACAGAGGCTGTTCCGGCGCGAGGGTGCGGGGGGCTCTGACTCCCACAGTGAGACAAGCTCCGTGGGCCAGGCTGAGGATCTCTCCAGGGAGAGGTTCCCACAACCCACCACACCCAACCCACCTTCCCCTGTCCCAGACGAGGCGGTTTCCGTGGCCCCTGAGAGTCCAGAGACCCCCCAGGTGCCGGCTGAACCCGAGCCCACGCAGGAGAACGGCGAGGTGGGTACACaggaaggggaagaggaggagagacggcCTGAGGGCCAGGAGGCACCAGTGGAGGAGACGGGCAGATAG